The Phragmites australis chromosome 15, lpPhrAust1.1, whole genome shotgun sequence genome window below encodes:
- the LOC133892851 gene encoding uncharacterized protein LOC133892851 isoform X4, producing MYFYSLPPRTPPPLAMPPLFASATATRFAAHWVADALAGDEALDFSVLKALVGASPECLAGAPEATRERVALRCLQEVASAAAASEGDAAATAGVLRLDAARSCEDLLLELIGEVLATVCNLEVRSSGNLEKDMLPPFSQDIKNIICIKKPTLPETSFELLKEVDPEITSMGPSSQLEQNGTNQCDHDQSLFSSHDHVNIKKPRFPTDNAGFQQETSEDLVDETETRNLQKDPIAPTSVHQPCTSDSRSYDCLQEDIGAVGLGASSPEKSLIAEGNMPVGSVHASASCDTALQASITEPLSKQDTEDHATMVQPQSHREKSPNPPHHIDGERPHDGGASDQSSKDPSHEWLSMHATVAPAFDRSSDALPANASEPGHLPEFIAAQDTTMISQPHSRKTDLSALQHESGEKVNQDLDDVSASIQPVKKDHVHEEVTLQAASALPSVSCNGAIQGGKSETNHLPGNATEHNMVFEEQNGDKSHLEVSGADKVNQALHDDASILEKDTVHVGLNVQTVPMSQNCNIALHGKISEANYLSEQNTGKNRTDVQKCNSSNSVPNSAQDGDGKIATKTSNKKNLGDTFAEISHVPSSDDSLCDTAAAGLLLMINKMAFSPEDQDAKDSLGGMSQQDLCIKCGKDGQLRKCSGCLLAAHDDCFSSSVAFVETDLFYCPVCFYAKATEAYQKAKKTYCEARKNLAAFLGTPHLVRQHDEQLTGVLPRAANGEGHLNWCDPSMRKNIHQNEADNLAHRDEEPDQQRKKQKINATDSGHPKEVVTEKASPSQSADVAPMNKHSVLQSNSSKRVQDAEKQQQVESKEAGSGNSSHETRGLSQNRCGPSANQEVEADKEDDHTNSHQPDDSDEIEATSSNNSSVPILLHQLEGAPSSVGRKKKKQR from the exons ATGTATTTTTACAGTTTGCCCCCTCGAACTCCTCCGCCTCTCGCAATGCCGCCCCTCTTCGCCTCCGCTACCGCCACCCGCTTCGCCGCCCACTGGGTCGCCGACGCcctcgccggcgacgaggcCCTCGACTTCTCCGTCCTCAAGG CGCTGGTGGGCGCCTCGCCGGAGTGCCTCGCGGGCGCCCCGGAGGCCACGCGGGAGAGGGTGGCGCTACGGTGCCTGCAGGAggtcgcctccgccgccgccgcctccgaggGCGATGCCGCGGCGACGGCTGGGGTGCTTAGGCTTGACGCCGCCCGCTCCTGCGAGGATTTGCTGCTTGAGCTCATCGGAGAGGTGCTTGCGACGGTATGCAATTTAGAG GTCAGAAGTTCGGGAAATTTGGAGAAGGATATGCTTCCGCCATTCAGTCAAGACATCAAGAACATTATATGTATCAAGAAACCTACATTACCAGAAACTTCATTTGAGTTG CTCAAAGAAGTTGACCCAGAGATCACATCTATGGGCCCATCATCCCAATTGGAGCAGAATGGCACCAACCAATGTGACCATGATCAGTCCTTGTTCAGCAGCCACGATCATGTAAATATAAAGAAGCCTAGATTCCCTACAGACAATGCTGGGTTTCAGCAAGAGACTTCAGAAGATTTGGTCGATGAAACAGAAACAAGAAACCTCCAAAAGGATCCAATTGCACCAACATCTGTGCACCAACCATGTACATCTGACAGTAGGTCCTACGATTGTCTGCAAGAAGATATAGGTGCTGTTGGTTTAGGTGCCAGTTCTCCAGAAAAGAGTCTTATTGCGGAGGGGAACATGCCAGTTGGATCTGTGCATGCTTCAGCTAGCTGCGATACAGCTCTGCAGGCAAGcattactgaacccctgtccaAGCAGGATACGGAGGATCATGCTACCATGGTTCAACCACAATCTCATAGAGAAAAATCTCCAAATCCACCTCACCATATCGATGGAGAGAGGCCACATGATGGTGGCGCCAGTGATCAGTCATCAAAGGATCCCAGCCATGAATGGCTGAGCATGCATGCTACAGTAGCTCCAGCTTTTGACAGAAGCAGTGATGCCTTACCAGCAAATGCATCTGAACCTGGGCACTTGCCTGAGTTCATTGCTGCACAGGATACAACCATGATTTCGCAACCTCACAGCAGAAAAACTGATCTGAGTGCTCTGCAACATGAAAGTGGTGAGAAAGTAAATCAAGATCTGGATGATGTCAGTGCAAGTATTCAGCCAGTGAAAAAGGATCATGTTCATGAGGAGGTGACTCTGCAAGCAGCTAGCGCTTTACCTTCTGTAAGCTGCAATGGTGCTATACAAGGGGGTAAATCTGAAACCAACCATCTGCCAGGGAATGCTACAGAGCATAATATGGTGTTTGAAGAGCAGAATGGTGACAAGTCTCATCTAGAAGTGAGTGGTGCTGACAAAGTTAATCAAGCTCTACATGATGATGCCAGTATCTTGGAAAAGGATACAGTCCATGTTGGGCTGAATGTGCAAACTGTTCCAATGTCTCAAAACTGCAATATAGCCCTACATGGTAAAATTTCAGAAGCCAATTATTTATCTGAGCAGAATACTGGAAAGAACAGAACTGACGTTCAGAAATGTAATAGCAGTAATTCTGTTCCAAACTCTGCTCAGGATGGAGATGGAAAAATTGCAACAAAGACATCAAACAAGAAAAATCTTGGGGATACTTTTGCGGAAATATCACATGTCCCTTCCTCAGATGATAGTTTATGTGacactgctgctgctggtctTCTGTTGATGATTAACAAAATGGCATTCTCGCCCGAGGATCAAGACGCCAAGGATTCCCTTGGGGGTATGTCGCAACAAGATTTGTGCATAAAATGTGGTAAAGATGGTCAGCTGCGGAAATGTAGTGGCTGCTTGTTAGCCGCTCATGATGATTGTTTCAGTTCATCAGTGGCATTTGTAGAGACCGACCTGTTCTACTGCCCAGTATGCTTCTATGCGAAAGCCACTGAAGCATATCAAAAAGCAAAGAAAACATATTGCGAAGCTAGAAAGAACCTTGCTGCTTTCCTTGGCACACCGCATTTGGTCAGACAACATGATGAGCAACTAACTGGAGTTCTGCCAAGAGCTGCCAACGGAGAGGGTCATTTGAATTGGTGTGATCCATCAATGAGAAAAAATATCCATCAAAATGAAGCAGATAACCTTGCTCATCGTGATGAAGAGCCTGATCAGCAGAGGAAGAAGCAGAAAATAAATGCTACAGATAGTGGTCATCCTAAGGAGGTAGTCACTGAGAAAGCGTCCCCTTCTCAGAGTGCTGATGTTGCACCCATGAATAAACATTCTGTACTTCAGAGCAATAGTAGCAAACGAGTTCAGGATGCAGAGAAACAGCAGCAAGTGGAAAGCAAAGAAGCTGGTAGTGGCAATTCATCCCATGAAACAAGAGGTTTATCTCAGAACAGATGTGGTCCTTCTGCAAATCAGGAAGTTGAGGCTGACAAGGAGGACGATCATACAAATTCTCACCAACCTGATGATTCTGATGAAATAGAAGCTACATCTTCAAATAACTCCTCAG TTCCAATCCTGTTGCACCAACTGGAAGGCGCTCCAAGCTCTGTTGgacggaagaagaagaagcagcgtTGA